A genomic segment from Lutzomyia longipalpis isolate SR_M1_2022 chromosome 3, ASM2433408v1 encodes:
- the LOC129792917 gene encoding SRSF protein kinase 3, translating into MNKNDVNRRVLVIKAKKKRHKPNKKKTKGQNEEHVSESNTVTSQDFEEVGEPESPALAEPSHSSSNETIEDFDKYTSEEEEQESREDYCIGGYHPVKIGDLFQGRYHVARKLGWGHFSTVWLCWDLTDRRYVALKIVKSAPHFTETAKDEIKILKAVRDSDPADPNRNKTVQLLNDFKITGVNGTHICMVFEVLGHNLLKLILKSNYRGIPLPNVKSIIRQVLQGLDYLHRKCKIIHTDIKPENVLICVNDQHIKKLACEATELHAMGLKLPYSLISTAPQQFQEPPITGKLSKNKKKKLKKKAKRQSELIRKQMEQLHEMEAITEEDKTTPPAEAADEEKSQDTESTAPAKTNDESPSVPSPDSPSTLLNGRASTEEAPASERDDEEAAGAEKTPENAGEVGGNENDGDEEKKVLGEKEDENQVQYQMDPAFDVCDIEVKIADLGNACYVDKHFTEDIQTRQYRSIEVILGCGYDTSADIWSTACMAFELATGDYLFEPHSGQNYCRDEDHIAHMIELLGPIPHKLVFGGSMSQVIFNKKGELKHITGLKPWGLVAVLTEKYEFSYEDAYKFADFLLPMLRYDRDERASAQECLQHPWLQSP; encoded by the exons ATGAATAAGAACGATGTAAATAGGCGTGTTTTAGTGATAAAGGCGAAAAAGAAGAGGCACAAGccaaacaaaaagaaaaccaagGGCCAAAACGAGGAGCACGTCAGCGAAAGCAACACAGTGACATCTCAG GATTTCGAGGAAGTCGGCGAACCCGAGAGCCCAGCTCTTGCGGAACCATCGCACAGTTCATCCAATGAGACCATTGAGGACTTTGACAAATACACGAGTGAAGAGGAGGAGCAGGAGAGCCGTGAGGACTACTGCATCGGTGGCTATCATCCCGTGAAGATTGGAGATCTCTTCCAGGGGCGCTACCACGTGGCGCGAAAGCTCGGCTGGGGTCACTTTTCCACCGTCTGGCTATGCTGGGACCTCACGGACAGGCGCTATGTTGCCCTGAAAATCGTCAAGTCGGCCCCGCACTTCACGGAAACGGCCAAGGATGAGATAAAGATCCTCAAAGCAGTGCGGGATAGCGATCCAGCCGATCCGAATCGCAACAAGACCGTACAGCTGCTCAATGACTTCAAAATCACCGGCGTCAACGGGACCCACATCTGCATGGTGTTCGAAGTGCTCGGGCATAATCTCCTCAAGCTCATCCTCAAGTCCAACTACCGCGGTATCCCCCTACCAAATGTCAAGTCCATCATCCGCCAAGTGTTGCAGGGTCTCGACTATCTCCATCGCAAGTGCAAGATCATCCATACGGACATTAAGCCCGAGAACGTACTTATCTGCGTGAATGATCAGCACATTAAGAAGTTAGCGTGCGAAGCCACGGAATTGCATGCGATGGGCCTCAAGTTGCCCTATTCTCTCATCTCGACGGCACCGCAGCAATTCCAGGAGCCCCCAATAACGGGGAAATTGAGCaagaacaagaagaagaagctaaAGAAGAAGGCAAAGCGTCAGAGTGAACTGATTAGGAAGCAAATGGAGCAGCTGCACGAGATGGAGGCTATCACGGAGGAGGACAAGACAACACCACCAGCAGAGGCGGCTGACGAGGAGAAGAGTCAGGACACAGAGTCAACGGCACCGGCTAAAACTAATGATGAATCTCCATCAGTTCCCTCACCTGATTCACCATCGACCCTCCTCAATGGCAGAGCATCCACCGAAGAAG CTCCTGCAAGTGAGAGGGACGATGAGGAGGCAGCGGGTGCGGAAAAGACGCCCGAGAATGCGGGAGAAGTTGGCGGAAATGAGAATGATGGGGATGAAGAGAAGAAGGTGTTGGGTGAGAAGGAAGATGAGAATCAGGTACAGTATCAAATGGATCCGGCATTCGACGTGTGTGATATTGAGGTGAAAATTGCGGATCTTGGGAATGCATGCTACGTGGATAAGCACTTCACGGAGGACATCCAGACGCGTCAGTATCGTTCAATTGAGGTCATCCTGGGATGTGGCTATGATACATCAGCTGACATCTGGAGCACTGCGTGTATGGCGTTCGAATTGGCCACGGGGGATTATCTCTTTGAGCCGCATTCAGGGCAGAATTACTGTCGCGATGAAGATCACATTGCCCACATGATTGAGCTACTTGGGCCAATACCGCACAAATTGGTGTTTGGTGGGTCAATGTCACAGGTGATTTTCAACAAGAAGGGCGAACTGAAGCACATTACGGGGCTGAAACCGTGGGGACTTGTGGCTGTTCTCACGGAAAAGTACGAATTCTCCTATGAGGATGCGTACAAGTTTGCCGATTTTCTCCTACCGATGCTGAGATATGATCGTGATGAGCGAGCATCTGCCCAGGAGTGCCTCCAGCATCCTTGGCTTCAGTCACCGTGA
- the LOC129792916 gene encoding DNA replication factor Cdt1, translating to MYQPPISSYFNARKRLASDYLCAPTSKKLLLAPGGDAIKAKEAINVDKVQKPIEAVANGEKAEKVLPPNPKRQIVVARKKRLVAKEKSCGAGSVVPGAKVPVMSSANSQENVEEKKASMDLSIKEIQEKVKKSKKLTDLKEQLLKLQEMEKKRQMLLRQNTTPTKVEAPKEEGQSLKKFNKLDLEVLSPTKVFKSPLKMKIPTPGEAAHKPDTTLMSPRKDAAPRSARKVLFSPQKGDEGQSEASSSTPAYEKYASLVESGRPGLQLPFKYRQLVEIFKSCDAVCAMFHNRKETITFKKLKPAVQQLCRKTFTPAHLAQIETIFPGAYTFHQSKTRNYGSTSKQDYFQLVIEPKPDHLSPQILIERQKTFTSAIEMRVRRQHYTFLRSLTPPMVIPMQKITRWHPEFDLEACPAIPEANLPRPPNEEKFSSARDVLSAAKNLFNCSTSMERTTELLEARQALPEPQKKAETAVSDLLKRVPAKLVEKIRAKQAAKALEAMTRRPSQDEEAVAYSRLPELAKHIRNIFMTEKKSCLTLEIVLGKIANSYRANLPAHVIESLIGVLSREVKEWLSIEEIRKVKYVKLARGIDFWQLSRKLERLATEKSV from the exons atgtATCAGCCGCCCATTAGTTCATACTTCAATGCCCGGAAGAGGTTGGCGAGTGATTATCTGTGTGCTCCCACGAGCAAGAAGCTCCTGCTTGCTCCCGGTGGTGACGCTATCAAAGCCAAAGAGGCAATAAATGTGGATAAAG TGCAAAAACCCATTGAGGCGGTTGCGAATGGAGAAAAGGCTGAAAAGGTGCTTCCTCCTAACCCAAAGCGTCAAATTGTCGTTGCCCGGAAGAAGCGTTTGGTGGCAAAGGAAAAATCATGTGGCGCAGGGAGTGTTGTTCCGGGAGCCAAGGTGCCGGTGATGTCTTCAGCAAACAGCCAAGAGAATGTGGAGGAGAAGAAGGCATCAATGGATCTCTCGATCAAGGAGATCCAGGAGAAGGTGAAGAAAAGCAAGAAGCTGACGGATCTCAAGGAGCAACTGCTGAAGCTGCAGGAAATGGAGAAGAAACGCCAGATGCTTTTGCGTCAAAATACAACCCCAACAAAAGTAGAAGCACCCAAAGAAGAGGGTCAGTCGctgaagaaattcaacaaacTCGACTTGGAGGTGTTGAG CCCAACAAAAGTCTTTAAATCCCCACTAAAGATGAAAATTCCCACACCCGGAGAAGCTGCTCACAAACCCGATACGACATTGATGAGTCCCCGGAAGGATGCAGCACCGCGGAGTGCTCGAAAGGTGCTCTTCAGCCCACAGAAAGGTGATGAAGGGCAATCAGAGGCATCCAGCAGTACTCCGGCGTATGAGAAATATGCTTCCTTGGTGGAAAGTGGTCGTCCGGGGCTACAGCTGCCCTTCAAGTATCGCCAACTGGTGGAAATCTTCAAGAGTTGCGATGCTGTGTGTGCCATGTTCCACAATCGCAAGGAAACCATCACGTTCAAGAAGCTCAAACCAGCTGTTCAGCAACTCTGCCGGAAAACCTTCACTCCGGCGCATTTGGCACAGATTGAGACAATCTTCCCGGGGGCGTACACATTTCATCAGTCCAAGACACGGAACTACGGCTCCACATCGAAACAGGACTACTTTCAGCTAGTAATTGAACCAAAGCCAGACCATCTGTCGCCACAAATTCTCATTGAGAGACAAAAAACATTCACCAGTGCCATTGAGATGCGTGTCCGGAGGCAGCACTATACCTTCCTGCGATCCCTTACGCCCCCCATGGTGATACCCATGCAGAAGATCACTCGGTGGCATCCGGAATTCGATCTGGAGGCATGCCCAGCGATCCCTGAGGCCAATCTTCCGCGTCCACCGAATGAGGAGAAATTCTCATCAGCCCGGGATGTTCTGTCAGCAGCGAAGAATCTCTTTAACTGCAGCACATCCATGGAACGCACAACGGAACTCCTGGAGGCACGTCAAGCACTCCCGGAGCCCCAGAAGAAGGCGGAAACGGCGGTATCGGACCTCCTGAAGCGTGTCCCGGCGAAATTGGTGGAGAAAATTCGTGCGAAGCAAGCTGCCAAAGCCCTGGAAGCCATGACACGCCGTCCGAGTCAGGATGAGGAAGCTGTGGCATATAGTCGTCTACCGGAACTTGCAAAGCACATTCGAAATATCTTCATGACGGAGAAAAAGTCCTGCCTCACGCTGGAGATCGTCCTGGGGAAGATCGCAAACAGCTACCGTGCAAATCTCCCGGCACATGTCATTGAATCCCTCATTGGGGTACTGAGTCGGGAGGTGAAGGAGTGGTTGTCGATTGAGGAGATCCGAAAGGTGAAGTACGTGAAATTGGCAAGGGGCATCGACTTTTGGCAGCTGTCGCGCAAACTGGAACGCCTGGCGACCGAGAAGAGTGTCTGA
- the LOC129792322 gene encoding uncharacterized protein LOC129792322, protein MQDFSVNVDDILSEGLMPAALLSGEEFHEEVASGREDRQDGIDLVGWNRTEDGSWGNAFSTMLFHRDKINEYKCSNFLTDNLIAEMFPNSRILNKRLGVVAGNASLDVAKGPPPAQNMLHDEGSSAYSHWLDKSTTLEDIYNNYMRKNSSLGAARRRTDRIFDHNHAEYEDWETDYEEGDITGYAVHNPPVSEVHEDNGEHHLNHGELGHPGSDSMTYSYGNNEHNYNTHMHPQVTAGSPPITFSSPFYTLSYPPISVDDFGKNFHLNSDFLNTNEVLTAPGYYEHDDYPMMESKFGKALGLKDLFEIALTTLAFLSFGMFLLHVIMCITMGTNNNNMMMMPMDMPPETEEIRGKREAPYSLTARMNDLARITLMSIDAAQIAHKDKGECLHLAICENNRLSRTFKDSSKYWIPLWSLGMTWYSTRVLKEQSMMVSVIDSLKAALLGLGGADCSKQFSKCDYTHQKNQKILIRKKRKAENYVFNWSI, encoded by the exons ATGCAGGATTTTTCCGTTAATGTGGATGATATTCTCAGTGAAGGACTTATGCCGGCTGCTCTGCTGAGTGGGGAAGAGTTCCACGAAGAAGTGGCCAGTGGTCGTGAAGATCGTCAagatggg aTTGATCTTGTAGGCTGGAATCGCACAGAGGATGGAAGCTGGGGCAATGCCTTCTCCACGATGCTCTTCCAcagagataaaataaatgaatacaAATGCAGCAATTTCCTCACGGATAATCTCATTGCGGAAATGTTTCCTAATTCGAGAATCCTGAATAAACGACTGGGAGTGGTAGCTGGTAATGCGTCCTTGGATGTTGCTAAAGGTCCTCCTCCCGCACAGAATATGCTGCATGACGAAGGATCATCTGCCTACAGCCACTGGTTGGATAAATCCACAACACTTGAGGACATTTACAACAACTACATGAGGAAGAATAGCAGCTTAGGTGCTGCTAGAAGACGAACTGATAGGATCTTTGACCACAATCATGCAGAATATGAAGACTGGGAGACAGATTACGAGGAAGGAGACATAACAG GCTACGCAGTGCACAACCCTCCAGTTTCGGAAGTTCACGAAGACAACGGGGAGCATCATTTGAATCATGGAGAACTGGGTCATCCAGGTAGTGACAGCATGACCTACTCTTATGGGAATAATGAGCACAACTACAACACCCACATGCATCCGCAAGTAACGGCAGGAA GCCCACCTATCACATTTTCATCTCCTTTCTACACCTTGAGCTACCCTCCTATCTCTGTCGACGACTTTGGGAAGAACTTTCATCTCAATTCTGATTTTCTCAATACAAATGAGGTCCTTACTGCTCcag GCTATTACGAACATGATGATTACCCAATGATGGAGTCGAAATTTGGAAAAGCTTTGGGACTTAAGGATCTCTTTGAAATTGCCCTAACAACGTTGGCTTTCCTCTCCTTTGGAATGTTTCTCCTTCACGTTATCATGTGCATCACGATG GGAACCAATAACAACAACATGATGATGATGCCGATGGATATGCCCCCGGAAACGGAGGAAATTCGTGGAAAACGCGAAGCTCCTTATTCACTAACTGCAAGGATGAATGATCTGGCAAGGATAACTCTCATGTCTATTGATGCTGCTCAAATTGCACACAAAGACAAAGGAGAATGCCTTCATTTGGCAATTTGCGAAAACAACAGACTTTCCAGGACATTTAAGGATTCATCCAAATACTGGATCCCCCTGTGGAGTCTCGGGATGACGTGGTATTCAACAAGAGTCCTCAAGGAACAATCAATGATGGTATCTGTTATTGATAGTCTCAAAGCTGCCCTTCTTGGCCTAGGAGGAGCCGACTgctcaaaacaattttcaaaatgtgaCTATACACATCAAAAGAACCAGAAGATTCTCATAAGGAAGAAGCGTAAAGCTGAGAATTATGTTTTTAACTGGAGCATTTAA
- the LOC129792324 gene encoding xanthine dehydrogenase/oxidase-like — MGSNSGKLYENGRGKFQPTTDLQFMINGKKFCVRPGTIPHDTSLNTFIRIYAGLTGTKFMCKEGGCGVCTVILRRQETETNEEWVGSVNSCLLPIYSCHGLEVLTIEGVGDSLSGYHAAQARLAKMNGTQCGYCSPGMVMSMVGLMEEQRGKFSMADVEKHFGGNICRCTGYRPILDAFKSLAEDADTGLTAACTDIEDLPVRCAFAQQPCLEKDQDFLHFRLDNFRDWFRVRKLNDVLKILEKSHNRPYMLIGGNTGHGVYRRREDLQIFIDITGVEEMKTTMIGDTLEVGSAITLTEFIDFLNEAAALKREFSYCREFVKHLELVAHPAVRNVGTLGGNLSLKHQHPEFPSDIFLLLETVGAFLTTIDSNGIHRAVTVEDFMYKSMTKRILVKVTLPPLPPEKYSLVTFKIMPRAQNAHAMINAGFLFKFNPESRSIASARICYGGINPRFVHATNTENLLASKNLFANETISLLMASLNEELKVDRTLTEASPDYRKTLAMSLLYKAILSLAPPGRIRESFSSGGTEIHRGLSRGKRKLNASENAILKIEGYHQCAGEVKYVNDLPYMINEVWAAFVMAKEVLSTVVDIDAKDALRIPGVVAFFTAADIPGANSFMTQVFIEPLQVVEPEEVFCSGKVRYHSQPVGIILAESLDLALKAAELVKITYNPSADERKLMLTVEDVLEAGEDERIINFAKHLEAETQGNDTATTITGNIAFSSQYHFYMEPQTTVCVPTLDGMIVHCASHFLHFAQMGIAQVLNIPQNSISMKIEQIGGSFGGKNSKSVHVACAAAVACYHLRRPVRFVMSIEQNMMIIGKRFPASSYYAVEINKQGIVQKLDCTYCVNMGASRNEGPDQPSIIAYFTNLYNTTTWSLNIRGVLTDLHPHTWFRAPDALEPFAINETVMEHIAKELCLDPLDVRLANLPEDSQMRTILPEFLAQCNFEERRERVNIFNAANRWKKRGIAFVPMKYKIISTFRYGVLVTVYAIDGSVSVGHGGVEMGQGINTKMAQIAANTFGIPVENVKIEAANTFVNANTSTTGGSQSNDVLGRLVLEACNTILERMKPVREEMPSATWSELVRIAYERNVSLAAFVNDMDKDRITYDVWGVSCAEIEVDVLTGDFLLRRVDIAEDVGESLNPNIDVGQIEGAFVMGLGYWLQEKIIRNPETGEILTNRTWNYKPPVARDIPVDFRVSFLKGQNLPAGIIGAKGTGEPAICMSIVAIFALRNALESARKDAGLPYTFIELHAPTTKEDILLLSGTHFSQFQL; from the exons ATGGGATCTAATAGTGGGAAACTCTATGAAAATGGACGAGGAAAATTTCAACCAACAACTGATTTGCAATTTATGATCAACGGAAAGAAGTTCTGTG ttcgCCCAGGAACAATCCCTCATGATACATCACTCAATACGTTCATTCGCATCTACGCAGGActtacaggaacgaaatttatGTGCAAAGAAGGAGGATGTGGGGTTTGCACCGTAATTTTGAG GCGTCAGGAGACAGAAACTAACGAAGAATGGGTTGGATCAGTTAACTCATGTTTGCTGCCCATTTATTCCTGTCATGGATTGGAAGTTCTGACTATTGAGGGTGTTGGAGACAGTTTAAGTGGCTATCACGCTGCCCAGGCTCGTCTAGCTAAAATGAATGGAACTCAATGCGGTTACTGTTCTCCAGGGATGGTGATGAGCATGGTGGGTCTAATGGAGGAACaacgtggaaaattttccatggcAGACGTTGAGAAGCATTTTGGCGGGAATATCTGTCGCTGCACAGGATATCGCCCTATCCTTGATGCTTTTAAATCATTGGCTGAGGATGCTGACACTGGCCTAACTGCTGCTTGTACGGACATTGAGGATCTACCAGTAAGATGCGCCTTTGCCCAGCAGCCATGCCTTGAGAAGGATCaggattttttgcatttccgTTTGGATAACTTCCGGGATTGGTTTAGGGTGAGGAAATTGAATGATGTACTGAAAATTCTGGAGAAATCACACAACCGCCCTTATATGCTAATTGGAGGGAATACAGGGCACGGAGTCTATCGTCGTCGGGAAGATTTACAGATTTTTATAGATATCACAGGTGTGGAAGAAATGAAAACGACCATGATTGGAGATACTCTGGAAGTGGGATCTGCCATTACTCTCACAGAGTTTATAGACTTCCTAAATGAAGCTGCCGCATTGAAGCGAGAATTTTCCTACTGTCGTGAATTTGTGAAACATTTGGAACTTGTAGCACATCCTGCAGTACGTAATGTTGGTACACTTGGTGGAAATTTAAGCTTGAAACATCAACATCCTGAATTTCCTTCAGATATCTTCCTCTTACTTGAAACTGTTGGTGCCTTTCTTACGACCATTGATAGCAATGGGATTCATAGGGCAGTTACTGTTGAGGACTTTATGTATAAATCCATGACAAAAAGGATCCTTGTCAAGGTAACTCTTCCACCTCTACCACCTGAAAAATACTCCTTGGTTACCTTTAAAATAATGCCTCGTGCACAAAATGCCCACGCCATGATAAATGCAGGATTCCTCTTTAAATTTAACCCCGAAAGTCGCTCAATAGCTTCAGCAAGGATTTGCTACGGTGGAATTAATCCGAGATTTGTTCACGCTACCAACACTGAAAATCTTCTTGCTTCCAAAAATCTCTTTGCAAACGAAACTATATCTCTTTTGATGGCCTCACTCAATGAAGAACTCAAAGTCGATAGGACGCTAACAGAAGCATCTCCAGATTATCGCAAAACGCTAGCCATGAGTCTTCTTTACAAGGCTATACTGAGCTTAGCTCCTCCTGGGAGGATTCGCGAATCTTTCAGCAGTGGTGGTACAGAAATACATCGAGGACTCTCACGTGGGAAGCGTAAATTGAATGCATCGGAGAACGCCATTTTGAAGATTGAAGGATATCATCAGTGTGCAGGAGAAGTAAAATACGTTAATGACTTACCGTATATGATTAATGAAGTTTGGGCAGCTTTCGTTATGGCAAAGGAAGTTTTATCAACTGTTGTTGATATTGATGCAAAGGATGCTCTAAGGATTCCTGGTGTGGTAGCATTTTTCACTGCTGCAGACATTCCTGGTGCTAATTCCTTCATGACTCAGGTTTTTATAGAACCTCTCCAAGTTGTGGAACCTGAGGAAGTTTTCTGCAGTGGAAAAGTCCGTTACCATAGCCAACCTGTAGGAATCATCTTAGCGGAAAGTCTCGATTTGGCGCTAAAAGCTGCtgaattagttaaaattacCTACAATCCCTCAGCTGATGAGAGGAAGCTTATGCTAACCGTTGAAGATGTCTTGGAAGCAGGTGAGGATGAGAGGATAATTAATTTCGCAAAGCATTTAGAAGCTGAAACTCAAGGAAATGACACTGCAACCACCATTACGGGAAATATAGCATTTAGTTCTCAATACCATTTTTACATGGAACCACAGACGACGGTTTGTGTCCCAACATTAGACGGTATGATTGTTCACTGTGCTTcgcattttctgcattttgcCCAAATGGGAATAGCACAGGTGCTGAATATCCCACAAAATTCCATTAGtatgaaaattgaacaaattggCGGGAGTTTTGGtgggaaaaactcaaaatcaGTTCACGTTGCTTGCGCTGCAGCAGTGGCTTGTTACCATCTACGACGACCGGTACGTTTTGTGATGTCAATTGAGCAGAACATGATGATTATTGGTAAAAGATTCCCAGCTTCCTCCTACTATGCAGTTGAAATCAATAAGCAAGGAATTGTTCAGAAATTGGATTGCACTTACTGTGTAAATATGGGTGCGTCAAGGAATGAAGGTCCTGATCAGCCTtcaattatagcttattttaCTAATCTCTACAACACCACAACGTGGTCTTTGAACATAAG aggAGTTTTAACGGATCTTCATCCCCATACATGGTTTCGTGCTCCTGATGCATTAGAGCCGTTTGCCATCAATGAGACTGTTATGGAACACATTGCTAAGGAGCTATGTCTTGATCCTTTAGATGTCCGTTTAGCTAATCTTCCCGAGGATTCCCAAATGCGTACTATTCTACCAGAATTCCTTGCTCAATGCAACTTCGAAGAACGCCGTGAGCGTGTTAACATCTTCAATGCTGCAAATCGTTGGAAGAAGCGTGGAATTGCTTTTGTGccaatgaaatataaaattatatcaacCTTCCGCTATGGAGTCCTTGTTACCGTCTACGCCATTGATGGAAGCGTGAGCGTCGGCCATGGGGGTGTTGAAATGGGTCAAGGAATAAATACGAAGATGGCTCAGATTGCAGCCAATACTTTTGGGATTCCTGTTGAAAATGTTAAGATTGAAGCAGCAAATACATTTGTAAATGCTAACACATCAACAACTGGAGGGAGTCAATCTAACGATGTTTTAGGACGG CTCGTCTTGGAAGCCTGCAACACAATTTTAGAACGCATGAAGCCAGTTCGCGAGGAAATGCCATCAGCAACGTGGTCTGAGCTGGTACGCATCGCATATGAAAGGAATGTTTCTTTAGCAGCATTTGTTAATGATATGGATAAGGATCGTATAACTTACGACGTCTGGGGCGTTTCTTGTGCTGAGATTGAAGTTGACGTTTTAACTGGAGATTTCCTGCTACGTAGAGTTGATATTGCTGAAGATGTTGGAGAGAGTCTCAATCCAAATATCGATGTGGGCCAAATTGAAGGAGCTTTCGTAATGGGACTCGGCTACTGGTTGCAGGAGAAAATCATTCGAAATCCTGAAACTGGGGAAATCTTAACAAATCGAACTTGGAACTACAAGCCTCCTGTTGCAAGGGACATCCCTGTGGACTTCCGAGTATCCTTCCTAAAAGGACAAAATCTCCCTGCAGGAATTATTGGAGCTAAGGGAACAGGAGAGCCTGCAATCTGTATGTCCATTGTGGCAATTTTTGCTCTGAGGAATGCGTTAGAATCTGCAAGAAAGGATGCAGGATTGCCTTACACTTTTATTGAATTGCATGCACCAACAACAAAGGAGGATATTCTGCTTCTATCAGGGACTCATTTTAGCCAATTTCAGTTgtga
- the LOC129793002 gene encoding cuticle protein 16.5-like, with protein sequence MFKLIAVFMIAVAAASAKPLVAVPAAYTAPVAYSAPLVAGPGVVTATSSQVVARNYNGIAAPVVAASAPLVAAPAALPYTAYPALASNYPYAAYSYPYAPYAPYVL encoded by the exons ATGTTTAAATTg ATTGCTGTCTTCATGATCGCTGTTGCTGCAGCCTCTGCGAAACCTCTTGTCGCCGTACCAGCTGCCTATACTGCCCCAGTAGCCTACAGTGCTCCCTTAGTAGCTGGTCCAGGAGTCGTCACGGCGACTAGCTCTCAGGTTGTGGCTCGGAATTACAATGGAATTGCTGCCCCAGTTGTAGCTGCTTCTGCCCCACTTGTTGCTGCTCCAGCTGCACTACCATACACCGCTTACCCTGCTCTTGCCTCAAACTACCCCTATGCTGCCTATTCCTACCCATATGCTCCCTATGCTCCCTATGTCCTCTGA